The Flavobacteriaceae bacterium 3519-10 genome includes a window with the following:
- a CDS encoding DNA-3-methyladenine glycosylase II — MPERLPISCFQKNDAVHMAQTLLGKILVRKFPDGRELRSHITETEAYCGSGDLASHASKGRTPRTELMFGDGGFVYVYLIYGRYWLLNIVTGKAGQPEAVLIRGLSTVSGPGRIGNLLELDKSFYGENLGSSKRLWIEDSVMEGTVTAGPRIGVDYAGEVWKNMPWRFVLNAVIS, encoded by the coding sequence ATGCCTGAGCGCCTCCCAATTTCCTGTTTTCAAAAAAATGATGCTGTACACATGGCCCAGACGTTATTGGGTAAAATCCTGGTCCGCAAATTTCCGGACGGGCGGGAACTGCGTTCACATATTACTGAAACAGAAGCCTATTGCGGTAGCGGTGATTTGGCGAGTCATGCCAGCAAAGGCCGTACACCGCGTACGGAACTCATGTTTGGGGACGGTGGCTTCGTCTATGTTTATCTGATTTACGGGCGCTATTGGCTGCTCAACATCGTCACAGGAAAAGCAGGGCAGCCAGAAGCGGTGCTTATCCGGGGATTGAGTACGGTAAGTGGACCGGGGCGGATCGGAAATCTACTGGAACTTGATAAAAGTTTTTACGGTGAAAACCTGGGCAGTTCTAAACGTCTGTGGATCGAGGATTCTGTAATGGAAGGAACGGTCACCGCGGGCCCGCGTATTGGTGTGGATTATGCCGGTGAGGTTTGGAAAAATATGCCTTGGCGCTTTGTATTGAATGCGGTGATCTCATGA
- a CDS encoding Neopullulanase translates to MKKLLPVFLLFLSFNSLFSQRIERIEPANWWTGMKYNTVTLLIYGKDLSDLQPAVSYPGVTITESKTVENKNYLFLTLQISADAKPGTVKIKFSKDKKILLTKDFPIFAREANSANRESYGSKDAVLLIMPDRFSNGDEKNDIVKTTLEQKLDRTHENARHGGDIQGIINHLDYIQSLGYTQIWNTPLIENDEPAYSYHGYAATDFYRIDPRFGSNEDFKKLSAEARKRDIGLIWDVVLNHCGTQYYFIKDLPEKSWVNYPDPENRLRTTHLKTTVTDLYATEIDKEEYLSGWFDGHMADLNQKNPLVAKYLTQNVIWWIEYAGISGLRVDTYSYSDKNFLAGWSKTVLEEYPRINIVAEEMSRNIAQTSYWQIDKDNKDGYKSYIPMMMDFSLNDQIVSALNEKSNWFSSWRKVYESVANDFLFPHPDNQLIFPDNHDVDRFYSRINKNFDHWKLGIAMYMTMRGTPQFFYGTEVLMTNDKAGSDGQRRSDFYGGWKGDTKSAVTETGLSDEEKEAKKYFAHLLNWRKTSDAVAHGKFKHYGPTDNDVYVYFRYTDTQKLMVILNKNPEQVTLALDRYNEMIPLKFQAKEVISGRKVSYQNTVEIPAGTAMILEIEH, encoded by the coding sequence ATGAAAAAATTACTTCCCGTCTTTTTGCTTTTCCTCAGTTTCAATTCGCTGTTCTCTCAAAGAATTGAACGTATTGAGCCCGCCAACTGGTGGACCGGAATGAAATATAACACCGTCACGCTGTTGATTTATGGTAAAGACCTCTCGGATTTGCAACCGGCGGTTTCTTATCCCGGTGTTACCATCACCGAAAGTAAAACGGTTGAGAATAAAAACTATCTTTTTCTGACTTTGCAGATCAGTGCTGATGCAAAACCCGGAACCGTTAAAATTAAATTCTCAAAGGATAAAAAAATACTTCTGACAAAGGATTTTCCGATTTTCGCACGGGAAGCCAACAGTGCAAACCGAGAAAGTTACGGTTCGAAAGATGCTGTTTTGCTGATTATGCCGGACCGATTTTCAAACGGTGATGAAAAGAATGATATTGTAAAAACCACGCTCGAGCAAAAACTTGACAGAACCCATGAAAATGCGAGACACGGCGGCGATATTCAGGGGATTATCAATCATCTGGATTATATTCAGTCTTTGGGGTATACGCAGATATGGAACACGCCTCTGATTGAAAATGATGAACCTGCCTATTCTTATCACGGGTATGCCGCAACGGATTTCTACAGGATTGACCCTAGATTCGGCAGCAATGAGGATTTTAAAAAACTTTCTGCCGAAGCCCGAAAAAGAGATATTGGTCTGATTTGGGATGTTGTGCTTAATCATTGTGGTACACAGTATTATTTCATCAAAGACTTACCGGAGAAAAGCTGGGTCAACTATCCCGATCCGGAAAACAGACTCAGGACTACGCATCTTAAAACAACCGTCACAGACCTCTATGCCACCGAAATTGATAAAGAAGAATATCTTAGTGGCTGGTTTGATGGGCATATGGCAGACCTCAACCAAAAAAACCCATTGGTAGCCAAATATCTCACGCAGAATGTTATTTGGTGGATTGAGTACGCGGGCATTTCCGGCCTGCGTGTCGATACCTATTCTTATTCGGATAAAAACTTCTTAGCCGGATGGTCAAAAACTGTTCTTGAAGAATATCCGCGAATTAACATTGTCGCCGAAGAAATGTCACGGAATATAGCCCAGACTTCTTATTGGCAGATTGACAAGGATAATAAAGACGGTTACAAAAGCTATATACCCATGATGATGGATTTTTCCCTGAACGACCAGATTGTTTCTGCACTCAATGAAAAAAGCAATTGGTTTTCTTCCTGGAGAAAAGTGTATGAAAGTGTGGCAAATGATTTCCTTTTTCCACATCCTGACAATCAACTGATCTTCCCGGATAACCACGATGTGGACCGATTCTATTCCCGTATCAATAAAAATTTTGACCACTGGAAACTTGGGATAGCCATGTACATGACGATGCGCGGTACACCCCAGTTTTTCTATGGAACCGAAGTTCTGATGACCAACGACAAAGCGGGTAGCGACGGGCAGAGGAGAAGCGACTTCTACGGAGGCTGGAAAGGTGACACGAAAAGTGCAGTGACAGAAACAGGACTGTCTGATGAGGAAAAAGAAGCCAAGAAATACTTTGCTCATTTACTCAACTGGCGAAAAACGAGTGACGCAGTTGCCCACGGAAAATTCAAACATTACGGCCCGACCGATAATGATGTATATGTTTATTTTCGCTATACGGACACACAAAAACTGATGGTTATACTTAACAAAAATCCGGAGCAGGTAACACTTGCCCTCGATCGGTATAATGAAATGATTCCTTTAAAATTTCAGGCAAAAGAAGTGATCTCGGGAAGAAAAGTCAGTTACCAAAATACCGTTGAGATTCCTGCAGGAACAGCAATGATCCTTGAAATAGAGCATTGA
- a CDS encoding possible 2-component sensor protein, with product MRCGRHMLRGINNGQPAITAPHFAGKSFIFAAETATSMEFFHVPILICFLLLAALAAVIWELVKSRRQRSALTKEVCTLKKKLGAVKLDYIETKLNPHLFKNILNSVQSHAYQTYTALDKLSGVLDYVLYESSERFVTPQQEFEFTKNLIDINRIKVNPLFDFRVKFHIDENDAVFHEKVLAPMVTADFIENAFKHTDFLADDSFILVRLSLEKGVLELKVQNKVSAKAPMEKDHSGFGTASLEQRLKIVYRKNFAVRKDEQGGIFTAHLKIDLNERYNQVHYTRR from the coding sequence ATGCGCTGCGGCCGGCACATGCTCCGCGGAATAAATAACGGGCAGCCGGCGATTACAGCACCGCATTTTGCAGGTAAATCGTTTATATTTGCGGCAGAAACTGCAACTTCCATGGAATTTTTTCACGTCCCGATACTCATCTGTTTCCTGCTGCTGGCTGCGCTGGCCGCTGTGATTTGGGAACTGGTTAAGTCGCGCAGGCAGCGCAGCGCCCTTACGAAGGAAGTATGTACACTGAAGAAAAAGCTCGGCGCCGTGAAGCTTGATTATATTGAGACAAAGCTTAATCCCCATCTATTTAAAAATATACTTAATTCCGTACAGTCGCATGCCTATCAAACGTATACGGCGCTGGATAAACTCTCCGGGGTGCTCGACTATGTACTGTATGAAAGCAGCGAACGCTTTGTGACCCCGCAGCAGGAATTTGAGTTTACCAAAAACCTGATCGATATTAACAGGATAAAGGTAAATCCACTGTTTGATTTCCGGGTTAAATTCCACATTGACGAAAATGATGCGGTTTTTCACGAAAAAGTCCTCGCCCCGATGGTGACTGCCGATTTTATAGAAAACGCTTTTAAACACACGGATTTTCTTGCGGACGATTCTTTTATTCTCGTCCGGTTGTCGCTTGAAAAGGGCGTACTGGAACTGAAAGTACAGAATAAGGTGTCGGCAAAGGCCCCGATGGAGAAAGACCACAGCGGTTTCGGAACCGCCTCGCTGGAGCAGCGTCTTAAAATAGTATACAGAAAAAACTTTGCAGTCCGCAAGGATGAGCAGGGCGGAATATTCACCGCCCATCTTAAAATAGACCTTAATGAACGGTACAATCAGGTGCATTATACTCGACGATGA